Proteins encoded within one genomic window of Enterococcus haemoperoxidus ATCC BAA-382:
- the gmk gene encoding guanylate kinase — translation MSERGLLIVLSGPSGVGKGTVRKAIFDSEENDFQYSVSMTTRKMREGEVEGVDYYFRTKEEFEAMIEAGEMLEYAQYVGNYYGTPLSYVNQTLDKGKDVFLEIEVQGAEQVKEKVPDGVFIFLTPPDLSELKSRIVGRGTDDHDVIEERMRVAREEIEMMALYDYAVVNDKVPLAVKRIKEIIASEHFRVDRVIGKYIKMLKEM, via the coding sequence ATGTCAGAGCGTGGATTATTAATTGTACTATCGGGTCCTTCTGGAGTTGGTAAGGGAACGGTACGAAAAGCAATTTTTGATAGTGAAGAGAATGATTTTCAGTACTCAGTTTCTATGACTACCCGTAAAATGCGGGAAGGAGAAGTAGAAGGAGTAGATTACTACTTCCGTACAAAAGAAGAATTTGAAGCAATGATCGAAGCGGGTGAAATGCTGGAATATGCACAGTACGTAGGAAATTACTACGGAACGCCGCTTTCTTATGTCAATCAAACGCTTGATAAGGGAAAAGATGTCTTTTTAGAAATCGAAGTCCAAGGCGCTGAACAAGTGAAAGAAAAAGTGCCGGACGGCGTATTTATTTTTCTAACACCACCAGATTTATCAGAGCTAAAATCACGAATTGTTGGTCGCGGTACCGATGATCATGATGTGATTGAAGAAAGAATGCGTGTGGCTCGCGAAGAAATCGAAATGATGGCATTATATGATTATGCCGTTGTGAACGATAAAGTGCCATTGGCAGTGAAGCGAATCAAAGAAATTATCGCGAGCGAACACTTTCGCGTTGATCGAGTAATTGGTAAATATATTAAAATGTTGAAGGAGATGTAG
- the rpoZ gene encoding DNA-directed RNA polymerase subunit omega, which translates to MMLKPSIDSLLKEVPSKYSLVILASKRAHELDEGAQPTLENFESVKSVGQALEEIDAATVINDPRPEEKRERMRMAKEEQKMRHEQEQKELENRIREEKSL; encoded by the coding sequence ATGATGCTAAAACCATCTATTGACTCATTATTAAAAGAAGTACCATCAAAATATTCACTTGTTATTCTAGCAAGCAAACGTGCGCACGAATTAGACGAAGGTGCACAACCAACACTTGAAAATTTTGAATCTGTAAAAAGCGTAGGCCAAGCACTAGAAGAAATCGACGCTGCAACAGTAATCAACGATCCTCGCCCAGAAGAAAAACGCGAAAGAATGCGTATGGCAAAAGAAGAACAAAAAATGAGACATGAACAAGAACAAAAAGAACTTGAAAATCGCATCCGCGAAGAAAAAAGTCTATAA